The Flaviramulus sp. BrNp1-15 genome includes the window AACATTTTACATCGTCGGCAAAAATTTCTAATTGCGGTTTGGTATTTATAGTAGCTTTATCGCTTATTAAAATGTTATTGTTAGCTTGAAAAGCATTGGTTTTTTGAGCTTCTTTTTCTACAACTACTTTACCATTAAAAACACCTGTAGAGCTGTCGTCAAAAATACCTTTATAATCTTGATGGCTTTCGCAATTTGGTTCTATATGGTGTACCAAAGTATTGTGGTCTACATGTTGTTTGTTGCCTATAATAGTAACACCTTTTAATGTAGAATCAATACGCTCGCCTTCTTGATAGAAATTAAGATTGTTACGTGTTAATTTACCACCAAATGAAAATGTATGAACAGATGCGATACTTTCCTTTTTTTGTTTTATAAACGTATTGTCTATTAAAGAAGCATTTAAATTGTCGTTTTGAATTTTATAATAATCGACAATGGCTCTTTTATTGGTGAAAATTTCGGTAACACTATTTGTTAAAACAGGGTTATCTGTTAAGCTTTGATGACGTTCTATAATTTGAACATGAGAATTCTCGTCAACTACAATTAAGTTACGAGGTTGTAACATAATTGCAGCCTCATTGCCTGTTGAAAAATGTATGATTTGAATTGGTTTTTCAACCAGCTTATTTTTTGGAATATGAATGTAAGCACCTTCGTTTGAAAAAGCTGTGTTTAAAGATGATAAGCTATCTTTAATTGCTGCTTTATTAAAGTAATTTTCAATAACTAAACGATACTTAGGTTTAGACATTGCTGCAGACATCAAGCAAATATCCATACCATCATGTGTGGTTTGTGATAAATGTGATGAATATTTTCCGTCTATAAATACAATCTTATAAGAATCTATATCGTGAATAAAATACTTTTTAATATCGCTGTATTCTATTGTGTTTTCTTGTTTTGGAAAAACACTATAGTCTTCTTTTAAAATTTTATTTAAAGAGGTGTATTTCCAAGCTTCTTCCTTTTTTGTAGGGAAACCTTTTTCTTCAAATATTTTTATGGCATCGTTTCTAAGATTGTGTACGTAAGAATCCAAATCTACTTGGTCTTCAAAAACCATAAACGATGATAACAATTTTTCTTTTAAATCCATTTGCTCAAATATTAAGCGTTCACTTCTTCTTTAATCCAGTCGTAACCTTTTTCTTCAAGTTCGTGAGCTAGTTCTTTTGTACCCGATTTTACTATTTTACCATTGTAAAGTACATGAACAAAATCTGGAACGATATAATCTAACAAACGTTGGTAGTGTGTAATTACTACTACTGCGTTGTCTTTACTTTTAAGTTTGTTAACACCATTTGCTACAATACGAAGTGCATCAATATCTAACCCAGAATCTGTTTCATCTAGTATGGCTAATTTTGGATCTAACATCGCCATTTGAAAAATTTCGTTACGTTTTTTCTCTCCACCAGAAAATCCTTCATTTAAAGAACGTGATAAAAACTTTCTATCGATTTCTAATAAATCAGCTTTATCACGAATAAGTTTAAGCATGTCTTTAGCAGGCATATCTTCTAAACCTCTTGCTTTACGCGATTCGTTAATAGCTGTTTTTATAAAATTAGTAACAGATACACCAGGAATTTCAATAGGATATTGAAACGATAAAAAGATGCCTTTATGTGCACGCTCTTCGGCAGATAACTCTTCAATATCTTCACCTTCAAAAAGGATATTTCCTTTAGTTACCTCGTATTCTTCTTTACCAGCAATAACGGATGCTAAAGTACTTTTACCAGAACCATTTGGTCCCATAATAGCGTGTACTTCACCTGGTTTTACTTCAAGGTTAATACCTTTTAAAATGCTTTTATCTTCAACACTTGCGTGTAAATTATCAATCTTTAACATACTCTTATTGTCCTAATTTTACAACGTTATTTATGTCCTTTGGCGGTGAAACGTTTAATATTTCAACAATTTCAACTTTATTGTCCCAAAGAATTATTTCGTCTTTTTTATTTGTTACTTTTCCTCTTATTTCAACTTGAACCATGTCTGTTGGTTCTTTTTTATATTTTTCTGCCATGTTGTTTAGCTCCAACATCTTGTCTGTTATAAAAACGCCATAAATTTCGGCATGTGTTTGTAAAACAGCAGCATCTCCATGATAAACGAATTCACCTTTTAATAAGGTTAAACCATCATTTTGTTTTTCAGTACGGTCTGAACTTTCTGTTGAAATGGTTTCATTTGTTTGTTCAGTTTTTTTATCATTTTTACAGTTTAAAAAAACAGAAATACACAAAAGTAAAATGACTATTTTTTTCATTTTTGAAATCAATAACAATTTATCCAACACTTCCTTCTAAACTTATTTCTAATAATTTTTGAGCCTCAACAGCAAATTCCATAGGGAGCTTATTTAAAACTTCTTTACTAAAACCATTTACAATTAAAGCGATAGCTTTTTCTGTATCTATACCACGTTGGTTACAATAGAAAATTTGGTCTTCACCAATTTTACTTGTTGTTGCTTCGTGTTCTATTTTTGCCGATTTATTTTTAGCTTCAATGTATGGAAATGTATGTGCACCACATTCATTACCCATAAGTAAACTATCACATTGCGAAAAATTACGCGCGTTATCTGCTCTTGAATTTATTTGAACTAAACCACGGTAACTATTTTGAGATTTTCCTGCGGAAATTCCTTTTGAAATGATAGTCGATTTGGTGTTTTTTCCCAAATGAATCATCTTCGTACCAGTATCGGCTTGTTGATAATTATTGGTTACTGCGATTGAATAAAACTCACCAACTGAATTATCGCCTTTTAACACACAACTAGGATATTTCCATGTAACGGCAGAACCTGTTTCAACTTGTGTCCAAGAAATTTTAGCATTCTTTTCACACAAACCACGTTTTGTTACAAAATTGAAAACACCACCTTTACCTTCAGTATTTCCAGGAAACCAGTTTTGTACTGTTGAATATTTTATTTCGGCATCATCTAAAGCAATAAGCTCTACAACGGCAGCGTGTAATTGATTTTCATCTCTACTTGGAGCCGTACAACCTTCTAGGTAACTTACATAACTGCCTTCATCTGCAATTACAAGTGTTCTTTCAAATTGTCCTGTTCCTGCTTGGTTAATTCTAAAATATGTTGATAATTCCATTGGGCAACGTACGCCTTTTGGAATATAACAGAAACTACCATCACTAAATACAGCAGAGTTTAACGCCGCATAAAAGTTGTCTTTTTGCGGAACAACAGTTCCAATATATTTCTTTACAAGTTCTGGGTGTTCTTTAATAGCCTCAGAAATACTCATAAAAATAATACCTTGTTCTGCTAATGTTTTTTTGAATGTTGTGGCTACCGAAACGGAATCTACAACTACATCCATAGCTACACCTGCTAATTTTTTTTGCTCATCAAGAGAAATTCCTAGTTTTTCAAAAGTTGCCAATAATTCTGGGTCAACTTCATCTATACTATCATATTTAGGTTTGCTATTTGGTGCAGAATAGTAGGAAATGGCTTGAAAGTCTGGTTTTGTGTAATGTACGTTTGCCCATTCTGGTTCAATCATTTCTTTCCAAGCTTTAAAAGCTTCTAATCGCCATTCGGTCATCCATTCTGGTTCTTCTTTCTTTTTAGAAATAGCACGAACAATATCTTCGTTTAAACCAACAGGAAATGTGTCAGACTCTATATCTGTATAAAAACCGTACTCGTATTCTTTGGTTTTAAGTTCTTCGCGTAAATCATCTTCGGTATACTTCGACATAATTCTTCTTTCTTAATTTTTATAATGAAAATGATTCTCCACAACCACAAGTGCGGTTTGCGTTTGGGTTATTAAAAACGAAACCAGTTCCGTTTAATCCTCCAGAATATTCAAGTGTTGTTCCTATGAGATATAGAAAACTTTTTTTATCAACAATGATTTTAACTCCGTTATCTTCAAATACCTTATCGTCTTCTTGATTTTCTTTATCAAACTTTAAATCGTAAGATAAACCAGAACAACCACCACTTTTAACCCCAACACGAACAAAATCTGTATTTGGGTTATAGCCGTCATCTTGCATAAGCTCAATAACTTTCTTTTTAGCTGTTTCAGAAACTTTTATCATAATTCTTTAATTAGATTTGCTCTAAATAGAGTGCAAATATACAATATAAGTCACGGATTACCATATAACCTAACATTATATTAATATATGATTTTATAGTTTTTTATTATGGGTTTGTGAAGTCGGTATTATTTATAAATTCATAATCTGAAAGCGATAACAAAAAAGCCTTTAAGTCGGCTTTATCTTGGTCTGATAATCCAACACCACCTTGAGCAACTTTTTTCATTAATGGGTCTATAGTTGAAGAATTTTTCAAGCCTTCGCTGTAATGATTAATAACTTCTTCTAAAGTTAAAAACCTGCCATCGTGCATGTAGGGAGCTGTAAATGCTAAATTGCGAAGTGATGGTGATTTAAATTTCCCATTATCGGCTGGATCTCCAGTTACGGCACCTAAACCTAAATCGGTAAAGGTTTCATCTAAACCATTATTGTGAAAAATATTATCTGTCCATAACGGGTTTTTATCGCTTCCATGACAATGAAAACAATCGCCTTTGTTTTCATCCATAAAAACATTAAATCCGCTTAATTCTTCTGGAGTGAGTTCAACTTCACCTAAAAGGTATTTATCAAATTTGGAGTTTGATGAAATTAATGTTCGTTCAAATTGTGCAATAGCTTTTACTACGAGTGTTGAATCGATTATTGAAGTTTGAAATGCTTGCTGAAATAAATTTGGATAGTCAGGGTGTTGTTGAAGCTCTTCAACTAAATCCTTCCAATTGCTTTTCATTTCTATGGGGTCTGAAACGGGTACAAAAGCTTGATGTTCTAGACTAAAGACACTCCCATCCCAAAAGAATTTTTCATCATAATTCCATGCTAAATTGAATAATGGCATTGAGTTTCTATTGCCTAAAGAACCGTCGATACCATCGCTAAATCTATCAGAATCTGTAAAGGCATTTTGAGAAGCATGACAATCTGCACAAGCTTGTGTGTTATCTCCTGATAAAATAGGGTCGAAGAAGAGTTTTTTGCCCAATACTATACCTTCAACAGTTTGTGGATTATCTATTGGAATAACTGGATTTAAGATATTGTCTTCAAATAATTGAGGAATTTTTAATGTGCTTGGAGTTGGAATAGCTACATACTCCTCTAGGGGTTCATTTTTACATGATATAAAAATAAAAACTAGCAATAGACAAATATGTAATATCCATTTTTTCAACTTGCTTATTGTGTTATTGACTCTAAACTAAATACATTTTGACCATTTTCATACATCATAATTTGAGCATCATAATTAGGCATAAGCATATTATTTAATACATTTAAATCCCATGTATTTGGAGTTTTAAACCATTCGGCAATATTCATTTCAATATTGAAAGTAGTATTATTTGTTATAGTAACTTCGCCTAAATCCACTTCAAGAAAAGTATCTTGAAATTCTAGAGTAGCCCCAGAAGTATCAACTGCTCTAATAGCATGGTAAGCGTAACCGACTTCGGCAGATGTGTTATCAATAAATTTACCTTCTAATTGCATATAATGGTAACCGCCACCTAACATTTCGGGTACATTCCAGGATGCTGAATTTAAATCGACGTAATTATTATTATTGTAATTATCTTCATTATCAAAACCAAATGTAAAAGATACATTGCTGTAATAACCCAGTGGGATAGATGTTGTTGATGTAAAAGATAAATTGCTATCATTGGTTACATCAATTAAATTATAACCACTTAAAACGAGTTTTTCACCTGTACTAGTTGTAAATGTAATTTTTGATATAAGATATC containing:
- the sufD gene encoding Fe-S cluster assembly protein SufD, whose amino-acid sequence is MDLKEKLLSSFMVFEDQVDLDSYVHNLRNDAIKIFEEKGFPTKKEEAWKYTSLNKILKEDYSVFPKQENTIEYSDIKKYFIHDIDSYKIVFIDGKYSSHLSQTTHDGMDICLMSAAMSKPKYRLVIENYFNKAAIKDSLSSLNTAFSNEGAYIHIPKNKLVEKPIQIIHFSTGNEAAIMLQPRNLIVVDENSHVQIIERHQSLTDNPVLTNSVTEIFTNKRAIVDYYKIQNDNLNASLIDNTFIKQKKESIASVHTFSFGGKLTRNNLNFYQEGERIDSTLKGVTIIGNKQHVDHNTLVHHIEPNCESHQDYKGIFDDSSTGVFNGKVVVEKEAQKTNAFQANNNILISDKATINTKPQLEIFADDVKCSHGCTIGQLDESALFYMQSRGIPKKEAKALLMYAFSNNVLSSVKIPEMKQRITKIIANKLGVNIGFDL
- the sufC gene encoding Fe-S cluster assembly ATPase SufC, with protein sequence MLKIDNLHASVEDKSILKGINLEVKPGEVHAIMGPNGSGKSTLASVIAGKEEYEVTKGNILFEGEDIEELSAEERAHKGIFLSFQYPIEIPGVSVTNFIKTAINESRKARGLEDMPAKDMLKLIRDKADLLEIDRKFLSRSLNEGFSGGEKKRNEIFQMAMLDPKLAILDETDSGLDIDALRIVANGVNKLKSKDNAVVVITHYQRLLDYIVPDFVHVLYNGKIVKSGTKELAHELEEKGYDWIKEEVNA
- the sufB gene encoding Fe-S cluster assembly protein SufB, encoding MSKYTEDDLREELKTKEYEYGFYTDIESDTFPVGLNEDIVRAISKKKEEPEWMTEWRLEAFKAWKEMIEPEWANVHYTKPDFQAISYYSAPNSKPKYDSIDEVDPELLATFEKLGISLDEQKKLAGVAMDVVVDSVSVATTFKKTLAEQGIIFMSISEAIKEHPELVKKYIGTVVPQKDNFYAALNSAVFSDGSFCYIPKGVRCPMELSTYFRINQAGTGQFERTLVIADEGSYVSYLEGCTAPSRDENQLHAAVVELIALDDAEIKYSTVQNWFPGNTEGKGGVFNFVTKRGLCEKNAKISWTQVETGSAVTWKYPSCVLKGDNSVGEFYSIAVTNNYQQADTGTKMIHLGKNTKSTIISKGISAGKSQNSYRGLVQINSRADNARNFSQCDSLLMGNECGAHTFPYIEAKNKSAKIEHEATTSKIGEDQIFYCNQRGIDTEKAIALIVNGFSKEVLNKLPMEFAVEAQKLLEISLEGSVG
- a CDS encoding iron-sulfur cluster assembly accessory protein; the encoded protein is MIKVSETAKKKVIELMQDDGYNPNTDFVRVGVKSGGCSGLSYDLKFDKENQEDDKVFEDNGVKIIVDKKSFLYLIGTTLEYSGGLNGTGFVFNNPNANRTCGCGESFSL
- a CDS encoding cytochrome-c peroxidase, with amino-acid sequence MLVFIFISCKNEPLEEYVAIPTPSTLKIPQLFEDNILNPVIPIDNPQTVEGIVLGKKLFFDPILSGDNTQACADCHASQNAFTDSDRFSDGIDGSLGNRNSMPLFNLAWNYDEKFFWDGSVFSLEHQAFVPVSDPIEMKSNWKDLVEELQQHPDYPNLFQQAFQTSIIDSTLVVKAIAQFERTLISSNSKFDKYLLGEVELTPEELSGFNVFMDENKGDCFHCHGSDKNPLWTDNIFHNNGLDETFTDLGLGAVTGDPADNGKFKSPSLRNLAFTAPYMHDGRFLTLEEVINHYSEGLKNSSTIDPLMKKVAQGGVGLSDQDKADLKAFLLSLSDYEFINNTDFTNP
- a CDS encoding MbnP family protein; this encodes MKKIASIFLICLLVFSCHEDKDDTISQASTTFKFIHNWDGTAVTNADFNTIKFTNANGEQLSIEKLRYLISKITFTTSTGEKLVLSGYNLIDVTNDSNLSFTSTTSIPLGYYSNVSFTFGFDNEDNYNNNNYVDLNSASWNVPEMLGGGYHYMQLEGKFIDNTSAEVGYAYHAIRAVDTSGATLEFQDTFLEVDLGEVTITNNTTFNIEMNIAEWFKTPNTWDLNVLNNMLMPNYDAQIMMYENGQNVFSLESITQ